DNA from Asticcacaulis excentricus:
TCCATCACGCGAATGACGAAGACCGTAATGCCCTTATCCTTCGCCGCCTGACAGGCCAGCTTGGTGCGGGCATCAATGGCCGACTGAGACGTGGACCAGCGGTTCTGCGTGTTCGCCCCATCGGTGACGAGGATCAGGTATTTGAATGTGATATCGTCATTAAAGGCGACCCCACCCGTCATGGGTTCTGATGGCGACAGGACCTCCATGCCCCATTGCACACCGATGGTGATATTGGTGTTGCCCGACGGCGTAAGACCTTTGACATAGGTCCGCATGGAGGCAATATCCTCAGTCAGCGGGCGCATGGTCAGCAGGTTGTTGCCATTGGCACAGGGGCGGGCCGGATACTTGCTGGCCGCCAGCGTTCCGGGAGATTCCGCCGACACATCATAGGGTTGTGTGCGGTCGATCACGCAGCCCGTCCATTGGTCCCGCTGTGACGGTATGGCCGGCATATAGGTCGTCTTGGGCAGGCCATTGGTGGTCGAGGTCGTGGTGTAGGCGTTGCGACCATCATAGCCGTTGGAGTAGCCGTAGCTGTATGTCAGGACGCTGGAGGCCACGCTCCCGAAACCCGAAGGCACATTGCTGCTGCTGTCGTAGGCGGTTTTGCCGGAAGTCGAAGTGCCCGACTGAGAATCGAACACGGTAACCGTCGAAGTGACCGCCTGTCCGCCCTGCGTCGTCGTACACACCCCTGTTTCGGCGTTACAGGAGGTCCCGCCCGTCGACGTCCTGGTTGTCGTGTAGGTATAGCTTTTTTCGGTATAGGTGCGGCTGGTGTTACTAGCCGCATCATAGACCTTCACATAGACTTCGTAATAGGTGTTCGCGCTGGTGCTGCCGGTGCCCTTATAGGTCTTGGTGTACAGTTTGGACGTGGACTTACAGGTCAGCGGACTTGTGCTCGTCATACAGGCCCGCTCAAGGGCGTCGATCATCATGGTGCAATAGCTGCCGCTCAGACCAGAGCAGCTTTGCGAACTGGTCGCCGTACCATAATCAACCCAGTTATAGTTGATACCCTTATCGACCCGGACCTGTGTATCAAAAGGAACCACGGCTACCTTGGTGCCCGTGGAGTTTTTACCAGAGGTATCCAGCAGGCTGGCCAGAACCGTATCTACCGACGATTTGAGATTGGTCATCCGACCGTCTTTCGACATCGAGCCCGTGGAGTCGAGAACGAACACAATCTCCGACTTGCGCATCTGCGCCTTAGCCTCGGATTCGACCGTGATATCTAAATAGTTGATACCGACAAGCTGAAGCATGAAGGTATTTACCTTGGCTGAAGCTGTGTAGGTCAGAGTGGTATTGCTGCCTTCCACCTTGCGCACCAGGTCTTTGGCGACCACCATGGCAAAGATATCCGAGGTAAGATTCCCCTGAAACGCCTGATGGGCCGAGGTCTTTTGCACCGCATCCGTCGTCCCTGACGACATGGTTGCGGCGCGCAGAACCGCAGCATCCGCCGCATCTTGCAAGGCAGACTTCGTGGCAATAACCCGCGCGAAGTCTATGCTGCCTCCTACAGCCGGCAGAATTGCAAACATGGCAAACGCGAATATTACGAATGTATTGCCACGGCGATTTGCAAAGAAGGACTTAAACTTCGTCAACATGATGGTCCGCATCTCCGATCCAAGCGCCACGAATAAAGGAAAAAGATTAACAATCCGACTTAAAATGGTTTGCGGATATTAACTTTTCCCTTGTTCCATAACGGTATTTGGCGAATTTTCATGCAAATTTAGCGCCAACCTATTATGGAAATGAATAGAGCGGAATGATTTATAGTGGAATCATTCCGCTCAAGCCGCCATTGAGGCGGCGGCCAAGGTGGCGAAGCCACCGCCCGGCGAGGCGGTTAGAGCGAAATGACTTTAAGAGAAAGCGCCATTTCGCTCTAATGATTTGTTTTGTTACGCATTTAATTCCAAAAACCGTTGCACACTTTTCGGAATGCGCTCTAACTCATCTGTCAAAATACGAACGGTAGGTGGGGGATGATTACTTCGTCAGGCGCGTGCTCTGGATCGAGTAGAAAACCTTGGCGAGCGTAGAGGTCAACTGGCTTGCGGCCGTTACATCGTAGAAGTATTCCGGACGGCTGGCGCAGGATTTGAGCATGTCGGAATTACCCTCCATGACGCGGATCGTATAGACGGTGATCCCCAGATCCTTGGCCGCCTGACAGGCCAGAAGCGTGCGGGCATTGATCGTGGAGGCCGAGGTGCTCCAGCGGTTCTGGGTGTTTTCACCGTCGGTAATGACGATCATGTACTTGTAGTTGGTCTTGTCACTGTAGGACTTGGCCGTATTGAACGGCAGTTCGGGTGACAAAAGCTCCATACCCCACTGCACACCGATGGTGATATTGGTATTGCCGGCCGGCGTCAGCTT
Protein-coding regions in this window:
- a CDS encoding vWA domain-containing protein produces the protein MQDAADAAVLRAATMSSGTTDAVQKTSAHQAFQGNLTSDIFAMVVAKDLVRKVEGSNTTLTYTASAKVNTFMLQLVGINYLDITVESEAKAQMRKSEIVFVLDSTGSMSKDGRMTNLKSSVDTVLASLLDTSGKNSTGTKVAVVPFDTQVRVDKGINYNWVDYGTATSSQSCSGLSGSYCTMMIDALERACMTSTSPLTCKSTSKLYTKTYKGTGSTSANTYYEVYVKVYDAASNTSRTYTEKSYTYTTTRTSTGGTSCNAETGVCTTTQGGQAVTSTVTVFDSQSGTSTSGKTAYDSSSNVPSGFGSVASSVLTYSYGYSNGYDGRNAYTTTSTTNGLPKTTYMPAIPSQRDQWTGCVIDRTQPYDVSAESPGTLAASKYPARPCANGNNLLTMRPLTEDIASMRTYVKGLTPSGNTNITIGVQWGMEVLSPSEPMTGGVAFNDDITFKYLILVTDGANTQNRWSTSQSAIDARTKLACQAAKDKGITVFVIRVMEGNSDLLSQCASKTEYYYDLQNATQLNQALKDVFEAIKKTRLTK